The genomic DNA TCCTTGACCCCTCCGGCCCGCCATCGCCGCCGGCGTCGTCCTTCACAAACATCAAGGAGATGACGATGTCGATCGATCAACACATTGAGGAGCTTCGGGCCGAGCTGCGGAACGCCGTCGACGCCGACGAGCGGCGCTGGATCAAGGAGGAGCTGGCGATGGCGCTGGCCGAGCGCGAGGCGATCTGGGCCGAGCAGGAAAGCCTCTTCAGCAGCGATCCGCCCTTCTAGGGGTGTCGCGCATTGGACGCGCTTGTCGGCCTCAGCCGTTGAGCGCGTCCTTCACGGCCTTCGCCGGCACGAAGGCCAACTTCTTCGAGGCCGCGATCTTGATCGTTCCGCCGGTAGCCGGATTGCGGCCTTCACGGGCCGGCGTCGCCTTCACCTTGAATTTTCCGAAGCCGGGGATGTTCGTCTCGGCCCCGCTCGCCGCCGCGGACGCAATCTCCTTAAAGACGCCGTCAACAATGGCCTTGGCCTGCGCCATGGTCAGGTTCTGAGTTGCGGCAATCTTGTCGGCAATCTCGGTCGCTGTAGTCATGTCGGGCGGGTCCCCTTTCAGCTGGATCAATCCTTTTCCTATGGCGACGAATTCGCCGCGGCGGTAGAGGCCACGCTTAGGTTGCAGCCCGCATCCACTGAAAAGCGCGGGATTCCTGGTATTTCGTTACTTCGAGTGGGGTCAGGCAAGTCCGCTGTCGCGATATCCCTTGCGGCGCTTCGTGCGCTCGAGCCGGCTGAAGGCGTTGGTCGCGGCGTCGTCGCTGTCGAACGTCTCCATCATCGACTGGCCGTTTGTGCCGATCCTGCCCCAGTTACGGATGACGGAAACGCCGCCGAACAAGGTTGGCTGGATCACGAGCGTATAGAAACGCCGCATGTTCCGTGACGGGTCGATGCGGTGAAGATGAACCGGGGTTGTTTCGTCGTGATCCATGGCTGGAGTCTCGCTTCCTGCGGAAGCGGCGTCCAACGACATTGCTGAATCGATCCCGCTCGATCGATTCGTGGCGATGATGGATCGCAGCGTCGGCCGACGCATGGTTGGCTTGTCTTCGGTAAGAAAGCGTTGGGCGAGGCCCTTCGGGCACGGCTCTACTCGCGCCCCATATGGCGCTCCCAGAGCCCGCAAGCGGTCTCCGCGCATCCGCGTGACGATCCTCTCGCGAAGGTCGGCCCGCCGGCGCGCATCCCCGACGACTCCAGCGCGAAGCGGGCGGGTGACCGGCAGGTCGCGGGCGGGCGGGCACTGCGCACGCCGGGATTTGCCTCCTTTTCCTTTATGACTGACCTGAGTGGTCGCGTTCGCCCACCAATCCTTCGATCATGCCGAGCAGGCTGGATGCCGTCGATGGGGGCATGTCCAAGATTCGCAACATCAGCTTCAATTTGTCGTCGGCTTCCTTCCGGGTTTCCCCGAACAGGTGAGGGGCTGCTGCGTGAATCATCTCCACCGGCGAACAGTCGAGAATCTCGCAAAGATGGATCAGCCGCGTCGCCTGGAGCTTGGAGAAGGCCCGCTCGTAGCGTGCGAAGATGGTCTCGTGCAGGCCGACCATTGTACCCATCTGCGCGCGGTTCAGCCGCTTGGCGTCGCGGTGCTCGCGGATGAACTGGCTGAATATTTGCTCCATTTCGCCAAAGCTTCGAATACCCTCAAAGCCGGGCTTCCTGTAGATCGGCTTTTCCGATTCTTCATCGGTCGTTTCGACGAGCCCCTGCTCCTCGATATATTTTTGCACATCCTTGATCGCCATGGCGGCGGCTTCTGCCCGTTCCCTGTTGCCCAAAAATGCGCGTCGGTCTGACCTGCGCATTCGCCCTTATCGGCTCAATTCATTCGAAAGCAGAGCCAATTTGACATTAGTAGCAGAAAAATTAGCCGCGGATCAAATCACCGTCTTCCTCAAGCGCCGATCTCATCGAGGTATCTGACGATCGCCGCTTCGATAATCGCCTGCATCGACGTTTCCGTGTTGAACGATGCCAGCTTCAACCGGCGTTTTGTCTGCCGGTCGAGACTTACATTGACGAAGAAGTTTTCTCCCTTCACCCGTTCGCGCTTCACCCGCCGCAGTGCCTTTCTTGCCTCCTGCCGCATGTCGACTTCGACCTCCGGCTTGCTGCTTGGCGGTTCCGGCGATCTGGTCGCTATGTCTTGTTGGCGCACGTTGACGGGGCCAGCGGCGATCTGCTTTCGAGGCGCTGTCGCGAACTCAGCAAGCGACAGGTTTTCCCGGCGGCTCATTCCACTTCCCCATTTTCGCCGCCAAGCTTGAGAAGCGTATCGATCTCTTCGACGACGCTCCGCGTCTCGCGGCGCGCCTTGGCGACTGCCTCGGTCAAATCCTGCATCTGCAGCGTGCCGATGCCGTTCTGGATGTCCTTGTAGACGTTGCGCTCCATCACCTCGGTCCGAAACAGATAGGTGCCGACCTTGTCCTCGATGATCGGACGAATCTTGCGATAAAGCTCGGTATGACGAACGGTCAGCGAGACGCGCGTCCGCAGCACGCCATGCCGGCAATCGCGACCGAGCGCGTCGTTGACGCGCAGGACGGACTCGAAACAATCGATCGCCCCGAGCACCTCCCGCTTCGATGCCTGGATCGGCGAGATCACCAGGTCGGACCATCCGATCACCGGATCGATGATCGCGGTGTCCTCTCCCGGCGTGTCGATCAGAACGTAGTCAAAACTGTCGGCTGCACGATCCAGAAAGGCGCTAACTGCTTTGGCGGTCTTATGGCCAAGGACATCGATCCCCTCTGCCTGCGCTTCCTTTTCCCGGCAGTCGCTCCACCACTTGGTCAAATTGCTGCGGGCA from Mesorhizobium sp. M1E.F.Ca.ET.045.02.1.1 includes the following:
- a CDS encoding HU family DNA-binding protein; translated protein: MTTATEIADKIAATQNLTMAQAKAIVDGVFKEIASAAASGAETNIPGFGKFKVKATPAREGRNPATGGTIKIAASKKLAFVPAKAVKDALNG
- a CDS encoding WGR domain-containing protein; this translates as MDHDETTPVHLHRIDPSRNMRRFYTLVIQPTLFGGVSVIRNWGRIGTNGQSMMETFDSDDAATNAFSRLERTKRRKGYRDSGLA
- a CDS encoding XRE family transcriptional regulator, coding for MAIKDVQKYIEEQGLVETTDEESEKPIYRKPGFEGIRSFGEMEQIFSQFIREHRDAKRLNRAQMGTMVGLHETIFARYERAFSKLQATRLIHLCEILDCSPVEMIHAAAPHLFGETRKEADDKLKLMLRILDMPPSTASSLLGMIEGLVGERDHSGQS
- a CDS encoding ParA family protein produces the protein MSTVISAINGKGGAGKTTALMNIAGEYALRGLTVAMIDMDARSNLTKWWSDCREKEAQAEGIDVLGHKTAKAVSAFLDRAADSFDYVLIDTPGEDTAIIDPVIGWSDLVISPIQASKREVLGAIDCFESVLRVNDALGRDCRHGVLRTRVSLTVRHTELYRKIRPIIEDKVGTYLFRTEVMERNVYKDIQNGIGTLQMQDLTEAVAKARRETRSVVEEIDTLLKLGGENGEVE